A single window of Candidatus Binatia bacterium DNA harbors:
- a CDS encoding SgcJ/EcaC family oxidoreductase, whose amino-acid sequence MRRTLLLLAALLVALPASAQTGEDASKAPQPTPREIRGLGGLASDLEEEDAIRKLYAQYTEAWNRHDVPAMVAFWAIDGDYMEPDGRHAKGRDEVAKLFQQEHQTAFKNSTLALTIETVWFITENVAMVDGQYDLSGVVDLQGKQLPVRKGHLTAILLREDGTWKVAAGRAMIPVPLVYREG is encoded by the coding sequence ATGCGAAGGACCCTGTTGCTACTGGCGGCGCTCCTCGTGGCGCTTCCCGCGTCCGCCCAGACGGGTGAGGACGCGAGCAAGGCGCCGCAGCCGACGCCGAGGGAGATCCGTGGGCTCGGCGGTCTCGCGAGCGACCTCGAGGAGGAGGACGCGATCCGCAAGCTCTACGCGCAGTACACCGAGGCGTGGAACCGGCACGACGTGCCCGCGATGGTCGCCTTCTGGGCGATCGACGGCGACTACATGGAGCCGGACGGCCGCCACGCGAAGGGCCGCGACGAGGTCGCGAAGCTCTTCCAGCAGGAGCACCAGACGGCGTTCAAGAACAGCACGCTCGCGCTGACCATCGAGACCGTCTGGTTCATCACCGAGAACGTCGCGATGGTGGACGGCCAGTACGATCTCTCGGGCGTCGTCGACCTGCAGGGCAAGCAGCTGCCGGTGCGCAAGGGACACCTGACGGCGATCCTGCTGCGCGAGGACGGCACGTGGAAGGTCGCGGCCGGGCGCGCGATGATCCCGGTGCCGCTCGTGTATCGGGAAGGCTGA
- a CDS encoding DUF1329 domain-containing protein yields the protein MNTIKLSVALSLLLLAPFAARADVKPGDKIGPQNVAQIKDLVSPGIVWCVEHGMPMTIVETKPITLPRAYREATEKYSGQVKLSADGRRLEGWVAGLPFPNIDPNDPLAATKIAWNFDRRFAITDDFDARNFDADVGTVENDREMTIERHYLLDHLRRLMYVGRLYVDPKPEMPSKEQVQYRQSLHPILEPFDLKGVGVTSYRYLDPDKQDDSWLYLPSLRRVRRLSAAQRSDALFGQDTDLDSYYGYDGHPAWMDWTFLGEKEVLGVMHGRNFPVKWAEGRGSFAFDEDWEKRKVWVVEARSKFPQYAYSKRIIFIDKEAWVVLYSDIYDRSGNLWKVWVNDHTFRKETPVGKVKYEDEMAFGPAIMMVDVQASHATRAALPSPRFPGEEGLYFNQGEKSGTTEQFFTIAALVESAR from the coding sequence ATGAACACCATCAAGCTTTCCGTCGCGCTCTCGCTCCTGCTGCTCGCACCGTTCGCGGCTCGGGCCGACGTCAAGCCAGGTGACAAGATCGGCCCGCAGAACGTCGCGCAGATCAAGGATCTCGTGTCGCCCGGCATCGTCTGGTGCGTCGAGCACGGCATGCCGATGACGATCGTCGAGACCAAGCCGATCACGCTGCCGCGCGCCTATCGCGAGGCGACCGAGAAGTACTCGGGTCAGGTGAAGCTGTCGGCGGACGGACGCCGGCTCGAGGGCTGGGTCGCGGGCCTGCCGTTTCCCAACATCGACCCGAACGACCCGCTCGCGGCGACCAAGATCGCGTGGAACTTCGATCGCAGGTTCGCGATCACCGACGACTTCGACGCGCGCAACTTCGACGCCGACGTCGGCACGGTCGAGAACGACCGGGAGATGACGATCGAGCGGCACTACCTGCTCGATCACCTGCGTCGGCTGATGTACGTCGGCCGGCTCTACGTCGATCCCAAGCCGGAGATGCCGAGCAAGGAGCAGGTGCAGTACCGCCAGTCGCTGCACCCGATCCTCGAGCCCTTCGACCTCAAGGGGGTCGGCGTGACGAGCTATCGCTATCTCGATCCGGACAAGCAGGACGACAGCTGGCTCTACCTGCCGTCGCTGCGTCGCGTGCGTCGACTGTCGGCCGCGCAGCGCTCCGATGCGCTCTTCGGCCAGGACACCGACCTAGACAGCTACTACGGCTACGACGGCCATCCGGCGTGGATGGACTGGACGTTCCTCGGCGAGAAGGAAGTGCTCGGCGTCATGCACGGGCGGAACTTCCCGGTGAAGTGGGCCGAGGGCCGCGGCAGCTTCGCGTTCGACGAGGACTGGGAGAAGCGCAAGGTGTGGGTCGTCGAGGCGCGCTCGAAGTTCCCGCAGTACGCTTACTCGAAGCGCATCATCTTCATCGACAAGGAAGCCTGGGTCGTCCTGTACTCGGACATCTATGACCGCTCCGGCAACCTCTGGAAGGTGTGGGTGAACGACCACACGTTCCGCAAGGAGACGCCGGTCGGCAAGGTCAAGTATGAAGACGAGATGGCGTTCGGCCCGGCGATCATGATGGTCGACGTGCAGGCGTCGCACGCGACGCGGGCCGCGCTGCCGAGCCCGCGCTTCCCGGGCGAGGAAGGCCTGTACTTCAACCAGGGCGAGAAGTCCGGCACGACCGAGCAGTTCTTCACCATCGCTGCGCTCGTCGAGTCCGCGCGCTGA
- a CDS encoding alkyl sulfatase dimerization domain-containing protein, which translates to MHEKDPLEPKDATAATRAANAAVAQRLAQTDSEELALAERGRIAPPASAQVQHAAGYPVWNLDDYAFLSGDAPPTVHPSLWRQAQLNTRAGLFEVVDGIYQVRGLDLANVTFVRGDSGWIVIDPLTSEETARAALALVREHLGERPVRAVIYTHSHIDHFGGVRGVVDEADVAAGRVQILAPAGFLEAAISENVVAGNAMARRATYMYGMLLPRGPRGHVDAGLGKGVPLLATSGLIPPTEEIRVSGDERTIDGVRITFQLTPGTEAPAEMNLHFPERRVLCMAENCTATLHNVYTPRGAQVRDALAWSKYIQQAIELFGERSDVVFASHHWPRWGAAEVRRFLEKQRDLYRFLHDQTMRRANRGETMLEIAENLRLPESLADEHFNREYYGTINHNVKAIYQRYLGWFDGNPANLHPLPPAEAGRRYVELAGGPEALLRAARASFEAGEYRWVAQIVNHLVFADPSNQEARALQADALEQLGYQAESAAWRDFYLTAAQELRRGVPALGRNAMGGDVARAMTVEMLIDYLGVRLDADALGGRRIELTLDVTDRGEVHAVGVQDGALHHSPGRRADAPDATLSLTHEALVALVVGSASLAELETRGALAVAGDREAVEALLGALDTFTLGFAIAEP; encoded by the coding sequence GTGCACGAGAAGGATCCGCTCGAACCGAAGGACGCCACCGCCGCGACGCGCGCCGCGAACGCCGCGGTGGCGCAGCGTCTCGCGCAGACCGACAGCGAAGAGCTCGCGCTCGCCGAGCGCGGGCGCATCGCACCGCCGGCGAGCGCGCAGGTGCAGCACGCGGCGGGCTATCCGGTGTGGAACCTCGACGACTACGCGTTCCTCTCCGGGGACGCGCCGCCGACCGTGCACCCGAGCCTGTGGCGGCAGGCGCAGCTCAACACGCGCGCCGGCTTGTTCGAGGTCGTCGACGGCATCTACCAGGTGCGCGGCCTCGACCTCGCGAACGTCACCTTCGTGCGCGGCGACAGCGGCTGGATCGTGATCGATCCGCTGACCAGCGAGGAGACCGCTCGCGCCGCGCTCGCGCTCGTCCGCGAGCACCTGGGCGAGCGTCCGGTGCGCGCGGTGATCTACACGCACAGCCACATCGATCACTTCGGCGGCGTGCGCGGCGTGGTCGACGAAGCCGACGTCGCGGCCGGGCGCGTGCAGATCCTCGCGCCCGCAGGGTTCCTCGAGGCGGCGATCAGCGAGAACGTCGTCGCGGGCAACGCCATGGCCCGGCGCGCGACCTACATGTACGGCATGCTGCTGCCGCGCGGGCCGCGCGGCCACGTCGACGCGGGGCTGGGCAAGGGCGTGCCGCTGCTCGCGACCTCGGGTCTGATCCCGCCGACCGAAGAGATCCGCGTGAGCGGCGACGAGCGCACGATCGACGGCGTGCGCATCACCTTCCAGCTCACGCCGGGCACCGAGGCGCCCGCGGAGATGAACCTGCACTTTCCCGAGCGTCGCGTGCTGTGCATGGCGGAGAACTGCACGGCGACGCTGCACAACGTGTACACGCCGCGCGGCGCCCAGGTGCGCGACGCGCTCGCCTGGAGCAAGTACATCCAGCAGGCGATCGAGCTCTTCGGCGAGCGCAGCGACGTGGTGTTCGCGAGCCACCACTGGCCGCGCTGGGGCGCTGCGGAGGTCCGTCGCTTCCTCGAGAAGCAGCGCGACCTCTACCGCTTCCTGCACGACCAGACGATGCGGCGCGCGAACCGCGGCGAGACCATGCTCGAGATCGCCGAGAATCTGCGTCTTCCCGAGTCGCTCGCCGACGAGCACTTCAACCGCGAGTACTACGGCACCATCAATCACAACGTGAAGGCCATCTACCAGCGCTACCTCGGCTGGTTCGACGGCAACCCGGCGAATCTCCACCCGCTGCCGCCGGCCGAGGCCGGGCGACGCTACGTCGAGCTCGCGGGCGGCCCCGAGGCGCTGCTGCGTGCGGCGCGCGCGAGCTTCGAGGCTGGCGAGTACCGCTGGGTGGCGCAGATCGTGAACCATCTCGTCTTCGCCGACCCGAGCAACCAGGAGGCGCGCGCCCTGCAGGCCGACGCGCTCGAGCAGCTCGGCTACCAGGCGGAGTCCGCGGCGTGGCGCGATTTCTACTTGACGGCGGCGCAGGAGCTGCGCCGCGGCGTCCCGGCGCTCGGCCGCAACGCCATGGGTGGCGACGTCGCGCGCGCGATGACGGTCGAGATGCTGATCGACTACCTCGGCGTCCGGCTCGACGCGGACGCGCTCGGCGGACGGCGCATCGAGCTCACGCTCGACGTCACCGACCGCGGCGAGGTGCACGCGGTCGGCGTGCAGGACGGCGCGCTGCACCACTCGCCCGGCAGGCGCGCCGACGCTCCCGATGCGACGCTGTCCTTGACGCACGAGGCGCTGGTCGCG